A window from Molothrus aeneus isolate 106 chromosome 26, BPBGC_Maene_1.0, whole genome shotgun sequence encodes these proteins:
- the CCDC40 gene encoding coiled-coil domain-containing protein 40 has product MAEPPRGDMEQPGPGGGASPPPSGAPAAQPGSGAGSSSHHAGPSSELPSGHGSQRRERPAEEPEGRKRRLKKGETELLVLDPEHPLMTRFQAALKNYLTKQIEQVNLDLHAMRTAMKSSKEQREELGVILYGAQQQLGQLEEELEKSHERWWQAAAARQQLEEELQALRAAHKEMCHSTEGERKKVSTMQTQVENLALELLYVQSMDQEMHHRLLLMKQSARRAEADRIQAEVEKKKQDLFLDQLTRRVHQLQEQIALFEAQLVAQAEDTKVTRQAITEAGLEVQAINMEKKKLMEHWNSSLAGMKQRDEAYVVTQELLSNYRRDLKSLEGDIHGCGRSIRKEEEKNENLVRLLNRSQNDASVTRKLIAQCLLEQEALQVQTGTYTRVLHQTEEALSRTKMDQAAHLNELLSIRKGIEKGTYANEQLESEIMAKLQDQRISSKVAKHFSQLAEKLRNRKSDLELHFYKVENDVAQIILNATNTSCRLTVHQKTLCEVDKEIKNVNEQITCQENEIAKSRILAEKKGGILCLYNKKLEMLLSQQGGQELGPLEIEINKLNQQIEDCNSEAVTLQKYWLSEQKELVRLTQEREEQITSLDTLQKQSIIMQQRKLRLENEIQQEIKEQKDVERHMKNMSNDLIKLNTLINKNNSSVENLQSGRIVTENEFVQSLKAAEKESMEMQERHSKLTEEKERLLNSLVEAEHQILLWEKKFQLAKEMKDATDALVEHGEIHDMKTEIRRMQVRYGQLQKQQEMLIRAMEACVSQRETITDRAEAQSKLKHGTKSDVQSRKEDLKKKIREIQENIYECNQTMQELETIQESLNDNFSEKQQEVCQLQAETESLSLDREYLQNEKRWNLLEIVAHQACQKQLQALRQGKYKALCHTEEACTNQQEKLEDRLQTINTIVQQIQEEQPQHQRALQWLSHCLTSKLGLQKA; this is encoded by the exons ATGGCGGAGCCGCCGCGG GGTGACATGGAGCAGCCAGGCCCAGGTGGAGGAGCCTCTCCCCCTCCCTCGggagcacctgcagcccagccag GGAGTGGAGCAGGATCCAGCTCTCACCATGCAGGGCCGAGCTCTGAGCTCCCCAGTGGCCATGGCAGCCAAAGAAGGGAGAGGCCAGCCGAGGAACCTGAGGGGAGAAAACGGAGGctgaaaaaaggagaaacagagCTGCTTGTCCTGGACCCAGAACAT CCTCTGATGACAAGATTCCAGGCTGCCCTGAAGAACTACCTCACCAAGCAGATAGAACAAGTGAACCTGGACCTCCATGCAATG AGAACAGCCATGaagagcagcaaggagcagagggaagagctgggggTGATCCTTTAtggggcccagcagcagctggggcagctggaggaggagctggagaagagcCACGAGCGCTGGTggcaggcggcggcggcgcggcagcagctggaggaggagctgcaggccctCAGGGCTGCTCACAAGGAAATGTGTCACAGCACCGAGGGAGAGCGCAAGAAAG TTTCTACAATGCAGACCCAGGTTGAAAACCTGGCCTTGGAGCTCCTCTACGTGCAGAGCATGGACCAGGAGATGCATCACAGGCTTTTACTGATGAAACAGTCAGCAAGGAGGGCTGAGGCAGACAGGATCCAGGCTGaggtggagaagaaaaaacag gaccTTTTCCTGGACCAGCTGACAAGGAGAGTCCACCAGCTCCAGGAACAAATTGCTCTGTTTGAAGCTCAGCTTGTGGCCCAGGCAGAGGACACAAAAGTGACCCGGCAGGCAATCACTGAG gctgggctggaggtcCAGGCTATTaacatggagaaaaagaagctgatggagcactggaacagcagcTTGGCTGGAATGAAGCAGAGGGATGAGGCCTATGTTGTcactcaggagctgctgag CAACTACAGACGTGACCTCAAGTCCCTAGAAGGGGACATCCATGGCTGTGGGAGGTCCATcaggaaagaggaggagaagaatgAGAACCTTGTGAGGCTCCTGAACCGCTCCCAGAACGATGCCAGTGTGACAAGGAAGCTGATTGCCCAgtgcctgctggagcaggaggccCTGCAGGTCCAGACTGGCACCTACACTCGTGTTCTCCATCAGACAGAGGAGGCCCTCAGCAGGACCAAGATG GACCAGGCTGCTCACCTGAATGAGCTGCTGTCCATCAGGAAGGGGATAGAGAAGGGAACTTATGCCAACGAGCAGCTAGAGAGTGAAATCATGGCAAAGCTTCAGGACCAGAGGATATCCAGCAAAGTTGCAAAGCACTTCTCCCAGCTGGCTGAAAAGCTTCGGAACAGAAAGAGCGACCTG gagctgcatttTTACAAGGTTGAGAATGATGTGGCCCAGATTATTCTGAATGCAACCAACACCAGCTGCAGGCTGACAGTTCACCAAAAAACACTCTGTGAGGTGGACAAGGAAATCAAAAATGTGAATGAACAGATCACCTGCCAGGAAAATGAGATTGCCAAGTCCAGGATCCTGGCTGAGAAGAAGGGAGGGATCCTCTGCCTGTACAACAAGAAGCTGGAGATGCTTCTTTCTCAGCAAGGG GGGCAAGAACTGGGCCCACTGGAGATTGAGATCAACAAGCTGAACCAGCAGATAGAAGATTGCAACTCCGAGGCAGTGACGTTGCAGAAGTACTGGCTGAGTGAGCAGAAGGAGCTGGTGAGGCTGACACAGGAGAGGGAGGAACAGATCACCTCCCTGGACACGCTGCAGAAGCAGAGCATCATCATGCAGCAGAGGAAACTGCGCCTGGAGA ATGAAATtcagcaggaaataaaagagCAGAAGGACGTGGAACGGCACATGAAGAACATGTCAAATGACTTAATAAAGTTGAACACATTGATCAACAAGAACAACAGCAGCGTTGAGAACCTGCAAAGTGGCAGGATTGTCACAGAGAACGAGTTTGTGCAGTCTCTCAAG gcagcagaaaaagaatCCATGGAGATGCAGGAGAGGCACAGTAAACTGactgaggagaaggaaaggctCCTGAACAGCCTGGTGGAAGCAGA GCATCAGATCCTGCTGTGGGAGAAGAAGTTCCAGCTGGCAAAAGAGATGAAGGATGCCACAGATGCTCTGGTGGAACACGGCGAGATCCATGACATGAAAACAGAGATTCGGAGGATGCAA GTGCGCTATGGgcagctgcagaagcagcaggagatgctgatTCGGGCCATGGAGGCGTGTGTTTCCCAGAGAGAGACAATAACAGATCGGGCAGAGGCTCAGAGCAAACTGAAACACGGCACCAAGAGCGACGTCCAAAGCAGGAAAGAGGACCTGAAGAAGAAGATCAGGGAAATCCAGGAG AACATTTATGAATGCAACCAAACCATGCAGGAGCTGGAGACCATCCAAGAGTCCCTCAATGACaacttttcagaaaagcagcaggaagtgtgccagctccaggctgagaCTGAGAGCCTCAGTTTGGACAGGGAATATCTTCAGAACGAGAAACGATGG aaCCTGTTGGAGATTGTGGCCCACCAGGCATgccagaagcagctgcaggcactgaggcAAGGGAAGTACAAGGCCCTGTGCCACACTGAAGAGGCCTGCACGAACCAGCAGGAGAAACTGGAGGATCGGCTGCAGACCATTAACACCATCGTGCAGCAGATCCAggaggaacagccccagcaccaAAGGGCTCTGCAGTGGCTCAGTCACTGCTTGACATCCAAGCTCGGGTTGCAGAAAGCctga
- the GAA gene encoding lysosomal alpha-glucosidase has product MGPGPGLAAALLALLLPVPASARGPSAAACEVSPGGRFDCGPERLLSRAGCEARGCCYSPGPGPRSAPGPPWCFFPRGYRSYRAENLTATESGFSARLRREAAAFLPAAVDELRLELALETPARLRFTLRDPARPRYEVPLATPRVHGRAPATLYGLQVSQEPFGLVVCRQRNGRVLLNTTVAPLFFTDQFLQISTSLPSHFISGLGEHLTPLFLDTAWTRVTLWNRDMAPAPHVNLYGSHPFYLVMEDDGSAHGVFLLNSNAMDVLLQPSPALTWRTTGGILDFYIFLGPDPKSVVRQYLDVVGFPFMPPYWGLGFHLCRWGYSSTDITRQVVANMTAARFPLDVQWNDLDYADAKRDFTFNKKSFRDYPEMVRDFHSRGLRYIMIVDAGISSSGPPGTYKPYDEGLRRGVFIRNATGQPLVGKVWPGPTVFPDFTNPETHEWWHDMVKDFHEQVPFDGMWLDMNEPSNFVEGSQDGCPNNNLEHPPYVPGVFGGRLQAGTICASSQQYLSSHYNLHSLYGLTEAIASHNALLRVRGKRPFVISRSTFAGHGRYAGHWTGDVGSDWQQLYYSIPEVLLFNLFGVPLVGADICGFLGDTSEELCVRWTQLGAFYPFMRNHNDHGTRPQEPFAFSPPAQAAMRNALRLRYSLLPFLYTLFHRAHSAGQTVARPLFLEFPTDPNTWTVDRQLLWGGGLLITPVLEAGQSKVSGYFPAGTWYSLTGDSTIHSKGQWILLPAPLDTINVHVRAGHILPLQEPAFSTAQSRGKGMALVVALTPDGFARGELFWDDGESWESFERGDYTELLFLASSDAVLSQLLRASAHLDGVLLEAVTVLGVTSPPRRVLANGAIVRDFSYRSDTQVLRVPVSLPMWEQFVISWS; this is encoded by the exons atggggccgggcccggggctggcGGCCgcgctgctggcgctgctgctCCCGGTCCCGGCCTCGGCGCGGGGCCCCAGCGCTGCCGCCTGCGAGGTGTCCCCGGGCGGCCGCTTCGACTGCGGCCCCGAGCGGCTCCTGTCGCGGGCGGGCTGCGAGGCGCGGGGCTGCTGCTACagccccgggcccgggccccgctccgcgcccggCCCGCCCTGGTGCTTCTTCCCCCGCGGCTACCGCAGCTACCGCGCCGAGAACCTGACGGCCACCGAGAGCGGCTTCTCCGCCCGCCTGCGCCGCGAGGCCGCCGCCTTCCTGCCGGCAGCGGTGGACGAGCTGCGGCTGGAGCTGGCGCTGGAGACCCCGGCCCGCCTGCGCTTCACG CTCCGGgacccggcccggccgcgctaTGAGGTGCCGCTGGCCACGCCGCGGGTGCACGGCCGAGCCCCGGCCACGCTGTACGGGCTGCAGGTCAGCCAGGAGCCCTTCGGCCTCGTCGTGTGCCGGCAGCGCAATGGGAGAGTCCT GCTGAACACCACGGTCGCACCCCTCTTCTTCACAGACCAGTTCCTGCAGATCtccacctccctgccctcccattTCATTtcggggctgggggagcaccTGACACCGCTGTTCCTTGACACAGCATGGACCAGGGTCACCCTCTGGAATCGGGACATGGCACCTGCG CCCCACGTCAACCTCTACGGCTCCCACCCTTTCTACCTGGTGATGGAGGACGATGGTTCAGCCCATGGTGTCTTTCTGCTGAACAGCAACGCCATGG acgtgctcctgcagcccagcccggccctgaCCTGGCGCACGACAGGAGGGATCCTGGACTTCTACATCTTCCTGGGCCCTGACCCCAAGAGTGTGGTGCGGCAGTACCTGGATGTGGTTG GGTTCCCCTTCATGCCCCCGTACTGGGGCCTGGGCTTCCACCTGTGCCGCTGGGGCTACTCCTCCACGGACATCACCCGGCAGGTGGTGGCCAACATGACAGCAGCTCGCTTCCCCCTG GATGTGCAGTGGAACGACCTGGATTACGCAGATGCCAAGAGGGATTTCACCTTCAACAAGAAAAGCTTCAGGGACTACCCAGAGATGGTGCGGGACTTCCACAGCCGCGGGCTGAGGTACATCATGATCGTG GACGCTGGGATCAGCAGCTCGGGGCCCCCTGGCACCTACAAGCCCTACGACGAGGGCCTGAGGCGAGGGGTGTTCATCAGAAACGCCACGGGGCAGCCCCTGGTCGGGAAG GTCTGGCCAGGCCCCACCGTGTTCCCAGACTTCACCAACCCAGAGACTCACGAGTGGTGGCACGACATGGTGAAGGACTTCCACGAACAAGTGCCCTTCGATGGCATGTGGCTT gaCATGAACGAGCCGTCCAACTTCGTGGAGGGCTCCCAGGATGGCTGCCCCAACAACAACCTGGAGCATCCCCCCTATGTGCCAG GTGTGTTCGGGGGCCGCCTGCAGGCCGGGACCATCTGTGCCTCCAGCCAGCAGTACCTGTCCTCTCACTACAACCTGCACAGCCTGTACGGGCTGACCGAGGCCATCGCCTCCCACAA tgctctgctgagGGTGCGGGGCAAGCGTCCCTTCGTCATCTCCCGCTCCACCTTCGCCGGGCACGGCCGCTACGCCGGGCACTGGACAGGGGATGTGGGCAGCGACTGGCAGCAGCTCTACTACTCCATACCAG aggtgctgctctTCAACCTCTTCGGGGTGCCTCTGGTGGGTGCCGACATCTGCGGCTTCCTGGGCGACACCAGCGAGGAGCTGTGCGTGCGCTGGACCCAGCTGGGAGCCTTCTACCCCTTCATGAGGAACCACAACGACCACGGCACCCGg CCGCAGGAGCCCTTTGCCTTCAGCCCGCCCGCGCAGGCTGCCATGAGGAACGCCCTGCGCCTCCGCTactccctgctgcccttcctctACACGCTGTTCCACCGGGCCCACAGCGCTGGGCAGACCGTGGCACGGCCCCTGTTCCTCGA gttCCCCACAGACCCCAACACGTGGACCGTGGACCGCCAGCTCCTGTGGGGCGGGGGGCTGCTCATCACCCCCGTGCTGGAGGCAGGACAGAGCAAAGTCAGCGGCTACTTCCCAGCAGGGACGTGGTACAGCCTCACAGGG GACTCCACCATCCACAGCAAAGGGCAGTGGATCCTCCTGCCAGCGCCCCTGGACACCATCAACGTCCATGTCCGTGCAGGGCACATCCTGCCCCTGCAG gaaCCTGCCTTCAGCACTGCCCAGTCCCGTGGGAAGGGCATGGCCCTGGTGGTGGCGCTGACCCCGGATGGCTTCGCCAGGGGAGAGCTGTTCTGGGACgatggggagagctgggagagctTTGAGAGGGGCGACTACACCGAGCTCCTCTTCCTGGCCTCCAGC gatgccgtgctcagccagctgctgcGGGCCAGTGCCCACCTGGACGGGGTCCTGCTGGAGGCTGTCACCGTGCTGGGGGTCACCAGCCCTCCCCGGCGAGTCCTGGCCAACGGTGCCATCGTCAGGGACTTCTCCTACCGCAGTGACACCCAG GTGCTGAGAGTCCCTGTGTCGCTGCCCATGTGGGAGCAGTTTGTGATCTCCTGGTCCTGA
- the SGSH gene encoding N-sulphoglucosamine sulphohydrolase: MRPWALLLLLLLLGALPPGGAAAPARNVLLLLADDGGFESGAYNNSAIRTPNLDALARRGLVFQNAFTSVSSCSPSRASILTGLPQHQNGMYGLHQDVHHFNSFDGVRSLPQLLSHAGVRTGIIGKKHVGPGAVYPFDFAYTEENSSVLQVGRNITRIKELVRRFLQSQDERPFFLYVAFHDPHRCGHSQPQYGPFCEKFGNGQSGMGWIPDWKPQIYHPEQVQVPPFVPDTPAAREDLAAQYTTIGRMDQGIGLVLQELHHAGFLNSTLVIYTSDNGIPFPGGRTNLYRSGTAQPLLLSSPEHPQRWGQVSPAFASLLDLTPTILDWFSIPYPAYSIFGKRQVRLTGKSLLPALEAEQPWATAFMSQSQHEVTMYYPMRAVQHRQFRLVHNLNYKMPFPIDQDLYVSPTFQDVLQRTRAGQPTHWNRSLQQYYYRPRWELFDCSRDPAESHNLAPEPRYGAVLQLLRAQLLGWQWDTGDPWVCAPDAVLEEKLSPRCQPLHNEL; encoded by the exons ATGCGGCCctgggcgctgctgctgctgctgctgctgctgggcgcGCTCCCGCCCGGCGgagccgcggccccggcccggaatgtgctgctgctcctgg CCGATGACGGCGGCTTCGAGAGCGGCGCCTACAACAACTCGGCCATCCGCACGCCCAACCTGGACGCGCTGGCCCGGCGCGGTTTGGTGTTCCAGAACGCCTTCACCTCCgtgagcagctgctccccgAGCCGGGCCAGCATCCTGACCGGCTTACCCCAG CACCAGAACGGGATGTACGGGCTGCACCAGGACGTGCATCACTTCAACTCCTTCGATGGCGTGAGgagcctgccccagctgctcagcCACGCTGGCGTCCGGACAG GGATAATTGGGAAGAAGCACGTGGGGCCAGGGGCCGTGTACCCCTTTGACTTTGCCTACACTGAGGAGAACAGCTCGGTCCTGCAGGTGGGGAGAAACATCACCCGGATCAAGGAGCTCGTCCGGCgcttcctgcagagccaggacgagag GCCTTTCTTCCTCTATGTTGCCTTCCACGACCCTCACCGCTGcgggcactcccagccccagtATGGGCCCTTTTGTGAGAAATTCGGCAATGGACAGAGCGGGATGGGCTGGATCCCTGACTGGAAGCCACAGATTTACCACCCGGAGCAGGTGCAG GTCCCTCCCTTTGTCCCGGACACGCCGGCTGCCCGGGAGGACCTGGCTGCCCAGTACACGACCATCGGGCGCATGGACCAAG GGATCGGGCTggtcctgcaggagctgcaccaCGCCGGTTTCCTCAACAGCACCCTGGTGATCTACACCTCCGACAACGGCATCCCCTTCCCCGGGGGCAGGACCAACCTGTACCGCTCGGGCACCGCCCAGccgctgctgctctcctcccccGAGCACCCGCAGCGCTGGGGGCAGGTCAGCCCGGCCTTCGCCTCCCTCCTGG ACCTGACGCCGACCATTCTGGACTGGTTCTCCATCCCCTACCCTGCTTACAGCATCTTTGGCAAGAGGCAGGTGCGGCTCACTGGAAAGTCTCTCCTGCCGGCcctggaggcagagcagccctgggccacCGCCTTCATGAGCCAGAGCCAGCACGAGGTGACCATGTACTACCCCATGCGAGCCGTGCAGCACCGCCAGTTCCGCCTCGTCCACAACCTCAACTACAAGATGCCCTTCCCCATCGACCAGGACCTGTACGTGTCGCCCACCTTCCAGGACGTGCTGCAGCGCACGCGGGCGGGGCAGCCCACGCACTGGAACAGGAGCCTGCAGCAGTACTACTACCGCCCCCGCTGGGAGCTATTCGACTGCAGCCGGGACCCTGCCGAGAGCCACAACCTGGCCCCCGAGCCGCGCTACGGCGccgtgctgcagctgctgagggcacagctgctgggctggcagtgggacACCGGCGACCCCTGGGTGTGCGCCCCCGACGCTGTGCTGGAGGAGAAACTGAGCCCCCGGTGCCAGCCGCTGCACAACGAGCTGTGA
- the SLC26A11 gene encoding sodium-independent sulfate anion transporter, which yields MRRPGRSDPGRAEPRAVPGWHRRLRGVPLLPGTDRGAPAPPRYRPRGSRSSPVPTAGVPLLPGTDRGGPAPPPVPARGVRAMPGSRCPRPALPVLRWLPRYSRAWLPLDALAGLAVGLTAVPQALAYAELAGLPLQYGLYSSFMGCFVYCLLGTAKDVTLGPTAIMSLLVSSYAFQQPAYAVLLAFLSGCIQLAMGLLRLGFLLDFISCPVIKGFTSAASITISFNQVKNILGLQGIPRQFFLQVYETLRRTGETRAGDAVLGLSCLAALAGLRAMKSHLPQAVPTAPLAVRISHLIVWICATARNALVVLSAGLVAYSFQVMGCQPFRLTGSIPQGLPAFQPPRFSLAVPNGTVPFPSMVQDMGVGLAVVPLMGLLESVAIAKAFASQNGYRIDPNQELLALGVANVLGSFVSSYPITGSFGRTAVNAQSGVCTPAGGLVTGALVLLSLAYLTSLFYYIPKAALAAVIISAVVPMFDAGIFGTLWRVKRLDLVPLCVTFLLCFWEVQYGIVAGVLVSGLLLLYSIARPPIKVSEGAVLLVQLGSSLHFPAVEHLRASVCSRALAASPARSVLLDCSHVSSIDYTALLGLAELLQELHRHGLSLAFCGLQDPVLQVLLSADLEGFQHFPSREEAERSWGAELGGSRAEPLTSTAESTGLIQ from the exons ATGAGGCGTCCCGGCCGCTCAGATCCGGGGCGGGCGGAGCCGCGGGCTGTGCCGGGCTGGCACCGGCGGCTCCGCGGAGTCCCGCTCCTCCCCGGTACCGACCGCGGGGCTCCCGCTCCTCCCCGGTACCGACCGCGGGGCTCCCGCTCCTCCCCGGTACCGACCGCGGGGGTCCCGCTCCTCCCCGGTACCGACCGTGGGGGTCCCGCTCCGCCCCCGGTACCGGCCCGCGGGGTCCGGGCCATGCCCGGGTCCCGGTGCCCGCGCCCGGCGCTGCCGGTGCTGCGCTGGCTCCCGCGGTACTCGCGGGCCTGGCTGCCGCTGGACGCGCTGGCCGGGCTGGCCGTGGGGCTCACCGCCGTGCCCCAGGCGCTGGCCTACGCCGAGCTGGCCGGGCTGCCGCTGCAG TACGGCCTCTATTCCTCCTTCATGGGCTGCTTCGTGTACTGCCTCCTGGGCACGGCCAAGGACGTGACGCTGGGGCCCACGGCCATCATGTCCCTGCTGGTCTCCTCGTACGCCTTCCAGCAGCCCGCCTATGCCGTCCTGCTCGCCTTCCTGTCCGGCTGCATTCAGCTGGCCATGGGGCTCCTGCGCCTCG GATTCCTTCTGGATTTCATTTCCTGCCCGGTCATTAAGGGGTTTACATCAGCTGCTTCCATCACCATCAGCTTCAACCAGGTCAAG AAcatcctggggctgcagggcatcCCGAGGCAGTTCTTCCTGCAGGTCTACGAGACACTGAGGAGGACTGGGGAGACCAG ggctggggacgctgtgctggggctgagctgcctggcAGCGCTGGCAGGGCTGCGGGCCATGAAGAGccacctgccccaggctgtgcccacagcaccGCTGGCTGTCAGGATCAGCCACCTGATTGTGTGGATCTGTGCCACAG CACGCAACGCCCTCGTGGTCCTGTCTGCTGGGCTGGTGGCCTACTCCTTCCAGGTGATGGGCTGCCAGCCCTTCAGGCTCACGGGCAGCATCCCCCAGGGCCTGCCAGCCTTCCAGCCACCACGCttctccctggcagtgcccaatgGCACCGtccccttccccagcatggTGCAG GACATGGGGGTCGGGCTGGCCGTGGTGCCGCTCATGGGGCTGCTGGAGAGTGTCGCCATCGCCAAGGCTTTTG CCTCGCAGAATGGTTACAGGATTGACCCcaaccaggagctgctggctctgg GTGTTGCCAACGTCCTGGGCTCCTTTGTCTCCTCGTACCCCATCACGGGCAGCTTTGGCCG GACAGCAGTGAATGCCCAGTCAGGGGTCTGCACCCCCGCGGGAGGGCTCGTCACAG gtgccctggtcctgctgtccctggcatACCTGACCTCTCTGTTCTATTACATCCCCAAAGCAGCGCTGGCTGCTGTCATCATCTCGGCCGTGGTGCCCATGTTCGACGCTGGCATCTTCGGGACGCTCTGGCGGGTTAAGA GGCTGGACCTCGTGCCCCTCTGTGTGaccttcctgctctgcttctggGAGGTGCAGTATGGAATCGTGGCTGGGGTGCTGGTGTCTGGCCTTCTCCTGCTCTACTCCATTGCCAGGCCCCCGATAAAG GTGTCAGAGGGGGCCgtgctgctggtgcagctggggagcagcctgCACTTCCCAGCCGTGGAGCACCTCAGGGCCTCGGTGTgcagccgtgccctggcag catctccagctcgctctgtgctgctggactGCAGCCACGTCAGCAGCATCGATTACACggcgctgctggggctggcagagctgctgcaggagctgcacaggcacGGCCTCTCGCTGGCCTTCTGTGGCCTGCAG GACCCCGTTCTCCAAGTCCTCCTGTCTGCAGACTTAGAAGGATTCCAGCATttccccagcagggaggaggcag